A region of Bacillus cabrialesii DNA encodes the following proteins:
- the pgl gene encoding 6-phosphogluconolactonase yields the protein MTKYIGYVGTYTKGGSEGIYSFELDTEKKTLTEPKLAAKLGNPTYVTPNKDNTILYSIEKADGQGGVAAYQIDKTSGELTFLNHQLIDGPSPCHVSVDDQNQFVLTANYHSGKVHAFPVQEDGSLQSPASEAAHTGKGPHERQERPHTHYAGFTPEHNYVVAIDLGTDKLYTYKMKDGVLTDSGSHSFAPGAGPRHIAFHPKEKYAYVMTELSNEVIALEYNPTAGEFREIQVVSAIPEDFIDNSQGSAIHVTQDGRFVYVANRGHDSIAVFEVNQYSGELAFVERVSTEGNWPRDFVFDPTEAFLVASNEETGNLVLFERDKETGRLTVLPSTVSVPFPVCVKFLHQA from the coding sequence ATGACAAAGTACATAGGATATGTCGGAACATATACAAAAGGCGGAAGCGAAGGGATCTATTCATTTGAGCTTGATACCGAGAAAAAAACACTCACCGAGCCAAAGCTTGCCGCTAAGCTGGGCAACCCCACATATGTGACGCCGAATAAAGACAACACCATTCTTTATTCCATTGAAAAAGCAGATGGCCAAGGCGGAGTTGCCGCCTATCAAATCGATAAAACCAGCGGCGAATTAACATTTCTGAATCATCAGTTAATTGATGGCCCATCACCATGCCACGTAAGCGTTGATGATCAAAATCAATTCGTATTGACTGCCAATTATCACAGCGGGAAAGTACACGCTTTTCCGGTTCAGGAAGACGGAAGCCTGCAGTCACCTGCTTCTGAAGCGGCTCACACAGGAAAAGGGCCGCACGAAAGACAGGAAAGACCGCATACACACTACGCGGGGTTCACACCTGAACACAATTATGTTGTAGCGATTGACTTAGGGACCGATAAGCTGTACACCTATAAAATGAAAGACGGCGTATTGACTGATTCCGGAAGCCATTCCTTCGCTCCCGGCGCAGGCCCTCGCCATATCGCTTTTCACCCGAAAGAAAAATACGCTTACGTGATGACAGAATTAAGCAATGAAGTGATTGCGCTTGAATACAATCCGACAGCCGGCGAATTCAGAGAAATCCAGGTCGTTTCTGCCATTCCTGAAGATTTCATAGATAACAGCCAGGGAAGCGCCATTCATGTCACACAGGACGGCCGTTTTGTTTACGTCGCCAATCGCGGCCATGACAGTATCGCTGTATTTGAAGTGAATCAATATTCAGGCGAGCTGGCTTTCGTGGAAAGAGTTTCGACTGAAGGAAACTGGCCTCGTGACTTTGTATTTGATCCAACAGAAGCGTTCCTGGTTGCTTCAAATGAAGAAACAGGCAACCTTGTCCTGTTTGAAAGAGACAAAGAAACCGGCCGATTGACAGTGCTTCCATCAACGGTTTCTGTCCCTTTCCCGGTTTGTGTGAAATTCTTACATCAAGCATAA